The Acidobacteriota bacterium genome includes the window CTTGACAAGGACTACGACGGCGAAGTCGTCAACGTCACCAAGTTCGGTGCATTCATCAACATCATGCCTGGTCGCGACGGGTTGCTGCATATCTCGAAGATGGGCGGTGGACGGCGTATTGCCCAGGTCGAGGATGTACTTGCGCTTGGCGATGAAATCAAGGTTGTCATTCGCGAGGTCGATGATCGCGGCAAGATCAGCCTCGAACTAGCCGACGGTGTCGAGCTTGAGATGAAGTCGGGTGCTTCAGCGCCTGCGGACCGTGGTGATCGCGACCGTGGCGGCCGTGACCGTGACGATCGTGGTGGACGCAGTGATCGCGACCGTGGTGGCCGTGACCGTGACGATCGCGGCGGACGCAACCGTAGCGACCGCGACCGTGGCGGCCGTGGTGATCGCGACCGTGGTGATCGCGACCGTGGCGGCCGTGGTGATCGCGACCGCGGAGGACGAGACGGTGGAGATCGTTACAGGGGGGGTCGTGATAACGACCGCGATGGGGGCAACGGAGGTCAGGACAGTGGTAACTCCGGCGGCAGACGTCGCACCGTGTCATTCGAAGACGACTTCGACAGCGGAAACTAACTTCTAGTCGGTTAGACGGACAAGGGCCTCGGCACACGCCGGGGTCCTTGTTGCTTCGGTTGTGCTTTCGAATTGAGAACCTACGGACCGGTGTCTGGACCTGGATCTCCGCCGCTCGCAACGGTGTCGAGGCGGCCCAGGTAGTAGATCCATCCTTTGTGATGGTCGTCGATCGTTTCATCGATGAGGTCGCGGTGTTCGAGTGTCACCAGTGTGCCTCCGTCGCGATCCTCCAGATTGATCGTTACTACCGACGATCCAGGAGGTACTCCAGGGTTGTCGATCCATCCCCAGGTGAACACGACCCGGGTGTCTTCTATCAATTCGACGAACTGCCCACGGGCAG containing:
- a CDS encoding SRPBCC domain-containing protein, translated to MTDTTPEHDLAPIVVSRFIKASPAKVFAHLTESSAWALWQGKTAQIEAEPGGIFRMEMPNGLTARGQFVELIEDTRVVFTWGWIDNPGVPPGSSVVTINLEDRDGGTLVTLEHRDLIDETIDDHHKGWIYYLGRLDTVASGGDPGPDTGP